A stretch of Cryomorphaceae bacterium 1068 DNA encodes these proteins:
- a CDS encoding acyl-CoA dehydrogenase — protein MNSQLTENQKMIAQMVQDFGEREIRPHFMDWDENQHFPIDTMKKMGELGLLGVFVPEEYGGSGFGYYEYYTAVSEIAKICGSVGLSVAAHNSLCTGHILAFGSEEQKKKWLPKLATGEWIGAWGLTESNTGSDALRMKTTAVKDGNEWVINGTKNWITHGISGDVAVVLVRTGDLLDSRGITAFVVERGTPGFKAGKKENKLGMRASETAEMVFEDCRVPEENVLGNLGEGFIQAMKVLDGGRISIAALSIGIAKGAYEAALKYSKEREQFGKPISSFQAIAFKLADMATEIEAAELLTLQAADLKNRKEEMTKESAMAKYYASEVAVRVSTEAVQVFGGYGYTKDFPVEKFYRDSKLCTIGEGTSEIQKLVISRKILS, from the coding sequence ATGAATTCACAACTAACAGAAAACCAAAAGATGATCGCACAAATGGTGCAGGATTTTGGTGAGCGGGAGATTCGCCCGCATTTTATGGACTGGGACGAAAACCAGCATTTCCCGATAGACACGATGAAGAAGATGGGAGAACTCGGGCTACTTGGTGTCTTTGTGCCCGAAGAGTACGGCGGATCAGGCTTTGGATATTATGAATATTACACAGCTGTCTCCGAAATCGCAAAAATTTGCGGTTCAGTAGGGCTTTCAGTTGCCGCTCACAATTCGCTTTGCACAGGTCATATTTTGGCCTTTGGTTCTGAAGAGCAAAAGAAAAAGTGGTTGCCAAAATTGGCAACAGGAGAATGGATCGGAGCATGGGGCTTGACGGAAAGCAATACCGGTTCTGATGCACTAAGGATGAAAACCACTGCCGTAAAAGATGGCAATGAGTGGGTTATCAATGGTACAAAAAACTGGATCACTCATGGAATTAGCGGTGATGTAGCTGTTGTTCTTGTCAGAACAGGAGACTTATTGGACTCTAGAGGTATTACTGCCTTTGTGGTCGAAAGAGGAACGCCTGGTTTCAAAGCAGGGAAGAAAGAGAATAAATTGGGCATGCGAGCCTCTGAAACTGCTGAAATGGTTTTTGAAGATTGCAGAGTTCCGGAAGAGAATGTTCTCGGAAATCTGGGAGAGGGTTTTATCCAAGCAATGAAAGTGTTGGACGGGGGTAGAATTTCTATTGCAGCCCTTTCTATCGGCATAGCAAAAGGTGCCTATGAAGCCGCTTTGAAATACAGCAAAGAAAGAGAGCAATTCGGAAAACCGATTTCAAGCTTTCAGGCCATCGCCTTCAAACTAGCTGATATGGCTACTGAAATTGAAGCAGCCGAGTTATTGACGCTTCAGGCTGCCGATCTCAAGAATAGAAAAGAAGAGATGACCAAGGAGTCTGCCATGGCCAAGTACTACGCTTCTGAAGTTGCCGTGAGAGTGTCAACGGAAGCGGTTCAGGTTTTTGGTGGCTATGGTTATACCAAAGACTTTCCCGTTGAAAAATTCTACAGGGACAGCAAACTCTGTACGATCGGAGAGGGAACAAGCGAAATCCAGAAGCTTGTGATTTCAAGAAAAATTCTTTCTTGA
- the rpsU gene encoding 30S ribosomal protein S21, whose protein sequence is MLIIPVKEGENIERALKKFKKKYDRTGVVKELRRRQQFIKPSIIKRQEKLKAIYVNKVHGNNE, encoded by the coding sequence ATGCTTATTATACCAGTTAAAGAAGGCGAAAATATTGAGCGAGCGCTCAAGAAGTTTAAGAAGAAATACGACCGCACAGGAGTAGTTAAAGAGTTGCGTCGTCGACAGCAATTTATCAAACCTTCTATTATCAAGCGCCAAGAGAAGCTGAAAGCTATCTATGTAAATAAAGTGCACGGCAATAACGAATAG
- a CDS encoding tyrosine-type recombinase/integrase, which produces MIEKFLAYLQFEKNYSLHTVNAYHGDLENISFYLTTSFECGLEDATHQFLRSWMVDALESGSSASTIKRRVSALKSFYKWRKKTFGVQVDPTAKLVIPKMPKRLPVFVEEVALEVGRQGACFDESHDGIRDQAIIELFYNTGIRSAELIGLKMDSVDFEQGAIKVLGKRNKERIVPVGQPMIDALKTYLLARYDLQSIHDKDYFFLTQKGKKLYPRLVYRIVNDYLSKVSSISKKSPHVLRHTFATHMLNKGADINAIKELLGHSSLAATQVYTHNSVEQLIKVYRSSHPKS; this is translated from the coding sequence ATGATCGAAAAATTCCTGGCATATCTTCAGTTTGAGAAAAATTACAGTCTTCATACTGTTAATGCCTATCACGGCGATCTGGAGAATATTTCCTTTTATCTGACTACGAGTTTTGAATGTGGTCTGGAAGATGCGACACATCAATTTCTAAGGTCTTGGATGGTCGATGCCCTCGAGTCGGGATCATCAGCATCAACTATAAAGCGCCGAGTCAGCGCGCTAAAGTCATTTTACAAATGGAGGAAAAAGACGTTCGGAGTCCAGGTTGACCCCACGGCCAAGTTGGTTATCCCGAAAATGCCAAAGAGGCTTCCTGTGTTTGTTGAAGAGGTGGCTCTTGAAGTCGGTAGACAAGGAGCGTGTTTTGACGAATCTCATGATGGAATACGAGATCAAGCGATCATTGAGCTTTTCTACAATACAGGCATAAGATCTGCTGAATTGATTGGTCTAAAAATGGATTCAGTTGATTTTGAGCAGGGTGCAATAAAAGTACTGGGAAAGCGGAACAAAGAGAGAATCGTGCCCGTAGGACAACCAATGATTGACGCCCTTAAAACTTACCTCCTGGCTAGATATGATCTCCAAAGTATTCACGACAAAGATTACTTCTTTCTGACCCAAAAAGGAAAGAAGCTCTATCCCAGACTTGTTTATAGAATTGTCAATGACTACCTTTCAAAAGTCAGTTCGATCAGCAAAAAGAGTCCACACGTTTTAAGACACACTTTTGCTACGCATATGCTCAATAAAGGAGCAGATATAAATGCGATCAAAGAACTGTTGGGTCATTCATCATTGGCAGCGACTCAAGTATACACGCACAATAGTGTTGAGCAATTGATCAAAGTGTACCGAAGTAGCCACCCGAAAAGTTGA
- the raiA gene encoding ribosome-associated translation inhibitor RaiA has protein sequence MQISVHSIQFKADVKLINFIETRLQKLEQFHDKLLDANVYLKVEKNNERGNKIAEIKLNMPGKDLFAKRQAASFEEATDHVIEALRRQIKKTKEKRAIA, from the coding sequence ATGCAGATTAGCGTTCACTCCATTCAGTTTAAAGCAGACGTTAAATTGATAAACTTCATTGAAACACGACTCCAAAAGCTGGAGCAGTTTCACGACAAACTTTTAGATGCCAATGTGTATCTCAAAGTTGAAAAGAACAATGAACGAGGAAATAAGATTGCCGAAATAAAACTGAATATGCCTGGGAAGGATTTGTTTGCTAAGAGACAGGCTGCCAGCTTTGAAGAAGCCACCGATCATGTTATAGAGGCTTTAAGGCGTCAGATAAAGAAGACAAAAGAAAAGAGAGCAATAGCTTAG